TCCAGAAGGGCGAGATCACCGTCAACGGCATCAAGGTGAGCGACCCCAAGACCAATCTGCCCAAGCTGCGCAGCAAGGTCGGCATGGTGTTTCAGCATTTCGAGCTGTTCCCCCACCTGTCGGTGACCGAGAACCTCACCATCGCGCAGATCAAGGTGCTCGGCCGCAACGCCGACGAGGCCAAGACCCGCGGGCTGAAGATGCTCGACCGCGTCGGCCTGATGGCGCACAAGGACAAGTTCCCTGGCCAGCTCTCCGGCGGCCAGCAGCAGCGCGTGGCGATCGCCCGTGCGCTGTCGATGGACCCGAACGTGATGCTGTTCGACGAACCCACCTCCGCGCTCGACCCCGAAATGGTCGGCGAGGTGCTCGACGTGATGGTGGGCCTGGCCAAGGAAGGCATGACCATGATGGTCGTGACCCACGAAATGGGCTTTGCCCGCAAGGTGGCCAACCGGGTGATCTTCATCGACGTCGGCGGCCGTATCTTGGAGGATTGCTCCAAGGACGAGTTCTTCGGCAACATCGATGCGCGCCAGCCGCGGACCAAGGATTTTCTGAACAAAATCCTCCAGCACTGATCGGCGGCGCCGCCAGTCTGTCGAGGCCGACGCCAGCGTCGGCCTTTTTTTTTGGGGAAGAAAGGATCAACTGAGAGATAGTGATTGCACACATGTATGCATTAACTTGGTGCGCCTCATCCACCCCGAAGCGAGCGCGCATGCATCTGTCGAAATTTCAACGAAAAATCTGCACCACAAGTTTGTGGTTGTTTGTGTTGGCCGGCACCTCCCGCCTGGCCTTGGCCGCGGCCGACCCCCTGCCGCGCCTAGGTACGGACCCCGGCAGCAATACCGTTTCCGGTCTGTCCTCCGGCGCTTTCATGGCGGCCCAGTTCAGCGTCGCGTATTCCGCCGAAATAGCGGGTGCCGGCATCGTGGCCGGGGGGCCGTTTTTCTGCAGCGGCATCGGCGGCAGTGGCGCAGAGCGTTTCATCGCCAACGCTACCGGCTCATGCCTGAATCCGGTCGGCCCCGCACCCTCCGGCGCGGAAGCCTGGCGCCAGGCGCAGATCCTGTCCGAAGAAAAGGCGATCGACAGCCTCGACCACATCCACCGCCAGCGCATCTATATCTTTACCGGCGCGAAGGACAAGATCGTCAATTCACGCGTGGTCGCGGAGGTAAAGGGCTTTTATGCCGCAGCTGGCTTGAAGGACTCGCAGCTGAAATACGTGACCCATCCCGACGCGGGACATTCGCTGGTGACGTCCAACACCGCCGACCTCGGCTGCAACGCCAATCAGTCACCCAACCTCAACAACTGCGGCTTCGTGCAATCGCAGGACATCCTGCGCTGGCTCTACGGCGACGGATTGAAGAGTCCGTCAAAGAACCTGGGCGGCAAG
The nucleotide sequence above comes from Xylophilus sp. GOD-11R. Encoded proteins:
- a CDS encoding PHB depolymerase family esterase, with product MHLSKFQRKICTTSLWLFVLAGTSRLALAAADPLPRLGTDPGSNTVSGLSSGAFMAAQFSVAYSAEIAGAGIVAGGPFFCSGIGGSGAERFIANATGSCLNPVGPAPSGAEAWRQAQILSEEKAIDSLDHIHRQRIYIFTGAKDKIVNSRVVAEVKGFYAAAGLKDSQLKYVTHPDAGHSLVTSNTADLGCNANQSPNLNNCGFVQSQDILRWLYGDGLKSPSKNLGGKLVSFDQTEFIRAAMKDAKDPDRYIGLADTGQVYIPASCSAKNAKCKTHIVFHGCLQNEKTLGDRFYRTTGYNEMADSNGIVVIYPQTLTGPRNPQGCWDFWGYSSKDPVRPDYYTKAGPQMRAIDAMLRRVNANP
- a CDS encoding amino acid ABC transporter ATP-binding protein, with translation MIEIKNVSKWYGPVQVLNDCSVNINKGDVVVVCGPSGSGKSTLIKTVNALEPIQKGEITVNGIKVSDPKTNLPKLRSKVGMVFQHFELFPHLSVTENLTIAQIKVLGRNADEAKTRGLKMLDRVGLMAHKDKFPGQLSGGQQQRVAIARALSMDPNVMLFDEPTSALDPEMVGEVLDVMVGLAKEGMTMMVVTHEMGFARKVANRVIFIDVGGRILEDCSKDEFFGNIDARQPRTKDFLNKILQH